The following proteins are co-located in the Rattus norvegicus strain BN/NHsdMcwi chromosome X, GRCr8, whole genome shotgun sequence genome:
- the Actg1l2 gene encoding actin, alpha skeletal muscle-like yields MKHDVDTFKDLYVNKVLSGGTTTYQSIADGLQKEITTLVPRRIRIKIIAPEEGNYLVWIGGSILASLFTFQHMWISMQEYEESGPSIIHHKYF; encoded by the coding sequence ATGAAGCATGATGTGGACACTTTCAAGGATCTTTATGTCAATAAAGTGCTGTCTGGTGGTACCACCACGTATCAAAGCATTGCTGATGGGTTGCAGAAGGAGATTACAACTCTAGTGCCCAGAAGAATAAGGATTAAGATCATTGCTCCCGAAGAAGGCAACTACTTGGTTTGGATTGGTGGCTCCATCCTGGCCTCACTGTTCACCTTCCAGCATATGTGGATCAGCATGCAGGAATATGAGGAGTCAGGCCCCTCCATCATCCACCACAAATACTTCTAG